In Drosophila santomea strain STO CAGO 1482 chromosome 2L, Prin_Dsan_1.1, whole genome shotgun sequence, a single window of DNA contains:
- the LOC120443904 gene encoding protein lingerer isoform X6, with the protein MSTQTRSGGGGGGGHTRNQKKSNASNSGGGGAGHLDGVSHAAAAGKKGGQDASKTDKPEKAQPKATTEQLRIAQITNSTTEDPQINEKVLLLLTMTQRSEEEVCCALNECDYDLEAAANFLIEELPQGAFAKYEKKRKNKAASNTGDGAAGDGDWADGNANADKREKSRNRSSNRGGTRGSSDSRGWRGRETRENERNQRESREPWSGQNVGQDRGDDRTNDNYRGQRNGGGRSGAGGGGRGGGFVSRSGRGGGRMGGRTGGPRGDRGSGGPGGAYGSGRGGNANEDHHEVELWDNTIAQNAEKQQQAHDDAWGDWNNEEYEGSLKDSKVFTTSNLATQSAANVVSGTGACVVAVAGSEISAPPGLEHQLVQQGSHLEESSSSGPAAVTPPATLTGSATTPLLQYSAAVSNPPPQLQSQATQSGAGTGASAAAGGGAGSTPPSFVSASPDTFSSAASAAATLVHQAQKQQQLQQQTTPIKPSATLSVEQSQYFNSLASQGVSPGSVPVQSAPAGYAQNPVAAYSQTSTSVGVSPYPNTYANVFASGTGAGSGTGEQSQQQPQIRRARVKLPPPSKIPASAVEMPGDNALNNIGYLDVQFGALDFGTDDGFESLPEKVGSGFSIDGQQQQQQAEDYQSKSQQQQQVTLAAGLQSSQISDALSAAGYTSRSTAQQQGVSSAVNATIDQLAKNDPYGQTGGSGNAYQNAYQSSGASKATSGFPTTAPGGYSSSTYANIQSSVANSYQQQGYGSYQPSSYQQQAGTGAQSGTGAVSGGGGTATQNIPVGGSSSQNSTSGNASSAFLTSGYSTPQSAYQSSQSVYGNTGLSNSSGFSGSASNASSQYANFSSSAKLKDATTASSAAHYDSVSTSSGVSSNSGSTGNGGGVSGQAGANQAVVSNNNNVTGSSSVSNVTAGVASGNVAGVGGGVSQSGVSGGVGVAGGSASSVGVNVNNNSSSASSVGTSAVAQTATGTTAAVLASLTNKNSSSSNSSGSGGSSATTTGNASGQGAGASTGGVGGASGAGGAGSGGGSGSGLVPTNIQMVSQYIQTGLPYYQQPVYSYEELQMMQQRVPHVQGYYDLTYPPPSLGAGRDNLGSVTYSAMNDGRFARTDNNSSPVGNVSSTMSQQAGSSAPMLNVPYAYFYGGNVMPGSFQYGTPAIYPQIPAANTASGQQFPKPSYSAGYGSTSYDTLSQTTQDYSKGGYSSSVNQQSKTQTVSNQSQAGTGSDLTSSMYGKGHVALNKVNSYEKQSFHSGTPPPFNMPNTQTAGGTSAQPYGMYLPMPAAGHHNMIHQPIHQDSNSAGQRQQSTSQSKSAGKQGYSPSYWAGQN; encoded by the exons ATGAGCACACAAACTCGTTCCGGCGGCGGGGGAGGCGGCGGCCATACCCGCAACCAGAAAAAGTCAAATGCCAGCAACTCCGGCGGAGGAGGTGCCGGCCATCTCGATGGAGTCTCACATGCTGCGGCCGCTGGCAAGAAGGGCGGTCAGGATGCCAGCAAGACAGACAAGCCAGAGAAGGCCCAGCCCAAGGCTACCACCGAACAGTTGCGCATTGCCCAGATCACCAATAGCACCACAGAAGATCCGCAGATCAACGAGAAGGTTCTCCTCCTTTTGACCATGACCCAACGTTCCGAAGAGGAGGTCTGCTGTGCCCTCAACGAGTGCGATTACGACTTGGAGGCAGCGGCCAACTTTTTGATCGAGGAGCTACCGCAG GGCGCCTTTGCCAAGTACGAGAAAAAGCGCAAGAACAAGGCTGCAAGTAACACGGGTGATGGCGCTGCTGGCGATGGCGATTGGGCCGATGGCAATGCTAACGCGGACAAGCGGGAAAAGTCGCGAAACCGCAGCTCAAATCGCGGAGGCACCCGTGGCTCCAGTGACAGTCGTGGAT GGCGCGGAAGAGAGACTCGCGAGAACGAGCGCAACCAACGGGAGTCTCGTGAACCATGGTCAGGACAAAACGTTGGTCAGGACCGCGGTGATGATCGGACTAATGACAACTACCGCGGGCAGCGCAACGGCGGCGGACGTAGTGGTGCCGGTGGCGGTGGACGCGGCGGTGGCTTTGTCTCTCGATCTGGCCGCGGCGGCGGCCGCATGGGCGGACGCACCGGTGGCCCTCGTGGCGATCGCGGAAGCGGAGGCCCTGGCGGTGCTTATGGATCTGGTCGCGGTGGCAACGCAAACGAGGATCACCACGAGGTTGAGCTGTGGGACAACACCATTGCCCAAAACGCCGAGAAGCAGCAACAGGCTCATGACGATGCCTGGGGTGACTGGAACAACGAGGAGTATGAGGGCTCGCTTAAGGACAGCAAGGTATTTACCACTAGCAACCTGGCAACACAATCCGCTGCTAATGTGGTTAGCGGAACTGGAGCTTGTGTCGTCGCGGTGGCTGGAAGCGAGATATCGGCGCCACCAGGTCTTGAACATCAGTTAGTGCAGCAGGGATCTCATCTGGAGGAGAGCTCCAGCAGTGGTCCAGCGGCAGTCACACCGCCAGCAACGCTGACTGGCTCGGCGACCACGCCGTTGCTCCAATACAGCGCAGCGGTCAGTAATCCACCACCCCAGCTGCAGTCCCAGGCCACACAGTCAGGAGCGGGTACAGGAGCGAGCGCAGCTGCCGGCGGAGGAGCGGGCAGCACACCGCCATCCTTTGTATCCGCATCTCCCGACACATTCTCAAGCGCCGCCTCGGCAGCTGCCACGCTGGTGCACCAAGcacaaaagcagcagcaacttcagcAGCAGACGACGCCTATTAAGCCGTCTGCTACCTTGTCTGTCGAGCAATCTCAGTATTTCAACTCGTTGGCCAGCCAGGGCGTCAGTCCAGGTTCTGTACCAGTACAGTCGGCGCCAGCGGGTTACGCGCAAAACCCCGTAGCCGCCTACTCCCAAACTAGCACTAGCGTGGGTGTCAGCCCGTATCCCAACACCTATGCAAACGTGTTTGCCTCTGGAACGGGAGCTGGATCTGGTACCGGCGAGCAatcgcagcagcaaccgcagATACGAAGGGCTCGCGTTAAGCTGCCACCACCCTCGAAGATTCCTGCGAGTGCCGTTGAAATGCCTGGAGACAATGCACTGAACAACATTGGCTACCTGGACGTGCAGTTCGGGGCTCTGGACTTCGGCACGGACGATGGCTTCGAGTCTTTGCCGGAAAAGGTTGGGTCGGGCTTTAGCATTGatggtcagcagcagcaacagcaggcagAAGACTACCAAAGCAAAtcccagcaacaacagcaggtGACGCTAGCGGCGGGACTGCAGAGTTCCCAGATT AGCGATGCCTTGAGTGCAGCAGGCTATACAAGCCGATCGACGGCACAGCAGCAGGGTGTTAGCTCAGCGGTGAATGCCACAATCGATCAGCTAGCCAAGAATGATCCGTACGGACAGACGGGCGGCAGTGGTAACGCCTACCAAAACGCATACCAGAGCAGTGGAGCGAGCAAGGCAACCAGTGGCTTTCCGACAACGGCACCCGGTGGCTACAGCAGCTCCACATACGCGAATATTCAAAGCTCGGTGGCCAACAGTTACCAGCAGCAGGGATACGGCTCATACCAGCCCAGTTCCTACCAGCAGCAGGCTGGCACCGGAGCACAAAGCGGTACAGGTGCGGTAAGCGGCGGCGGAGGAACGGCGACGCAAAACATTCCGGTcggaggcagcagcagccaaaacAGCACAAG TGGCAATGCAAGCTCTGCCTTCCTTACATCCGGATACTCGACACCACAAAGTGCTTACCAGTCAAGCCAGAGTGTTTATGGCAACACTGGACTGTCCAACAGCAGCGG GTTCTCTGGCAGTGCGAGCAATGCGTCCTCGCAGTACGCCAATTTCAGTTCCAGCGCCAAGCTAAAGGATGCGACCACGGCGAGCAGCGCCGCTCACTACGACAG TGTCTCGACCAGCAGTGGAGTGAGCAGCAACAGCGGAAGTACTGGCAATGGCGGTGGGGTGAGCGGTCAAGCAGGTGCTAACCAGGCGGTTGTATCGAACA ATAACAACGTGACCGGCAGCAGCTCGGTCAGCAATGTGACGGCAGGCGTTGCGAGTGGCAACGTAGCCGGCGTGGGCGGAGGCGTCAGCCAGAGCGGCGTAAGTGGTGGAGTCGGCGTGGCCGGTGGCAGCGCGTCCAGCGTCGGTGTGAATgtgaacaacaacagcagcagcgccagctCGGTGGGAACATCGGCCGTTGCCCAGACAGCTACCGGAACCACCGCTGCAGTGCTAGCCTCGCTGACCAACAAgaatagcagcagcagcaatagcagcgGCAGCGGGGGCAGTTCTGCCACGACGACGGGCAACGCCAGCGGACAAGGTGCGGGAGCGAGCACCGGCGGCGTGGGCGGAGCATcgggtgctggtggtgctggtagtggtggtggcagcggcagcggcttGGTGCCCACCAACATCCAAATGGTTAGTCAATATATTCAGACTGGATTGCCATACTATCAGCAACCAGTGTATTCCTACGAGGAATTGCAAATGATGCAACAGAGAGTGCCACATGTG CAGGGATATTACGATCTGACCTATCCGCCGCCCAGTTTAGGAGCTGGACGTGACAACCTCGGCTCTGTGACGTATTCAGCAATGAATGACGGACGCTTTGCCCGCACTGACAATAACTCCAGTCCGGTCGGCAAT GTCTCCAGCACAATGTCACAACAGGCAGGCTCAAGTGCGCCCATGCTAAATGTTCCTTACGCCTACTTCTATGGCGGCAATGTAATGCCCGGTAGTTTTCAATATGGCACACCCGCCATATATCCA caaataCCGGCAGCAAACACTGCCTCCGGTCAACAGTTCCCGAAGCCTTCGTATAGCGCGGGCTACGGCTCGACCAGCTATGACACTCTGTCGCAGACCACGCAGGATTACAGCAAGGGCGGCTACTCGTCGAGCGTGAATCAGCAGAGCAAAACTCAGACGGTGTCTAACCAGTCACAGGCAGGCACTGGATCCGATCTGACCTCTTCTATGTACGGGAAGGGACATGTGGCGCTGAACAAGGTTAAT TCGTACGAAAAGCAGAGTTTCCATTCGGGCACTCCGCCGCCGTTTAACATGCCCAACACCCAGACGGCTGGAGGCACCTCTGCCCAACCGTACGGCATGTACTTGCCGATGCCAGCGGCCGGACACCACAATATGATTCATCAGCCCATCCACCAG GACTCGAACAGTGCCGGACAGCGTCAGCAGTCGACCAGCCAGTCGAAGTCTGCTGGCAAGCAAGGGTACTCGCCCTCGTACTGGGCCGGACAGAACTAG